A window from Candidatus Omnitrophota bacterium encodes these proteins:
- a CDS encoding radical SAM protein has product MNDLTIEKRKSTRYNSVLPVRIASEVSGETINLNETGISFLSEKPLLLSKMGIRIEFPFGDIIDIEINTIWDKRKENRFIYGACFTKLDEKTSEILQKALLEIKVNAICQPFDTSSIPLSSKLIEDLHPRALSVDITNTCNLRCKHCFWDSYDEQLPTTVNTNILDSVKNVLNKYPGITNITWFGGEPFAKEEIIELLKRGVNFKKNNLVITNGTFPIPVLGNNVQVAISVDGTKEINDKLRGAGVYDKIKKNAFSATEKRISTAIIYCLNAINTGCISEFLEEWSKTKIDGVVFTMYTPIKGKSSYLILNDEQREKTVSLLLGLKKKYGNFICNSKLMIELLRTKYGEELAENCPMNVFNKTRKTYCLHMRNDGNIRTPCAIGNNSSHLYCRSVTKVALYAGLVLKDKESFLSLIRMYLSTMHTKKLTVRTLDAKRDV; this is encoded by the coding sequence GTGAATGACCTTACCATAGAAAAAAGAAAATCTACAAGATACAATTCCGTATTACCGGTAAGAATTGCTTCGGAAGTTTCTGGAGAAACTATTAACCTAAACGAAACAGGCATAAGTTTCTTATCAGAAAAACCTTTACTACTATCAAAGATGGGAATTAGAATAGAATTTCCTTTTGGCGATATAATAGATATAGAAATAAATACTATTTGGGATAAGCGTAAAGAAAACAGATTCATTTATGGTGCTTGTTTTACAAAGTTAGATGAAAAAACATCAGAAATCTTACAGAAGGCCTTATTAGAAATTAAAGTTAACGCAATCTGCCAACCTTTCGACACTTCATCCATACCTCTTTCCTCAAAGCTAATAGAAGACTTACATCCCCGCGCTTTGTCAGTTGATATTACAAATACGTGCAATTTAAGATGCAAACACTGCTTTTGGGATTCATATGACGAACAGTTACCGACAACGGTAAACACAAACATCTTAGATTCGGTTAAAAATGTCCTTAACAAATACCCCGGCATTACAAACATAACATGGTTTGGAGGGGAACCTTTTGCCAAAGAAGAAATAATTGAATTATTAAAACGGGGAGTTAACTTTAAAAAAAACAACTTAGTTATAACTAACGGCACGTTTCCGATCCCAGTTCTTGGCAATAACGTCCAAGTTGCCATATCTGTGGATGGCACTAAAGAAATAAATGATAAACTAAGAGGCGCAGGAGTATATGATAAAATTAAGAAAAATGCATTTTCTGCGACAGAGAAAAGAATATCAACAGCTATTATATATTGCTTGAATGCTATAAATACCGGTTGTATTTCAGAATTTTTGGAAGAATGGAGCAAAACAAAAATTGACGGCGTAGTCTTTACAATGTATACCCCTATCAAAGGAAAATCTTCCTATCTTATTTTGAACGATGAGCAAAGAGAAAAAACAGTATCTTTATTATTAGGTTTAAAGAAAAAATATGGAAACTTTATTTGTAATAGCAAACTTATGATAGAATTGTTGCGAACAAAATACGGAGAAGAGCTGGCTGAAAATTGCCCAATGAATGTTTTTAACAAAACCCGGAAAACATATTGCCTGCATATGCGTAACGACGGGAATATACGCACACCCTGCGCAATAGGTAATAATTCTTCGCATTTATATTGCAGATCCGTTACAAAAGTAGCGCTATATGCAGGATTGGTGCTCAAAGATAAAGAATCGTTTTTGTCTCTAATTAGAATGTATCTTTCGACTATGCATACCAAAAAATTAACGGTGAGAACCCTTGATGCTAAAAGAGATGTTTAA
- the serS gene encoding serine--tRNA ligase encodes MLDIKFIRENQELVKNSIKNRALKIDIDGLIKIDDQRRKALTEFEELASKRNKANDEIGVLLKEKKDAKTKIASMKEISKRIGELEAQIKDKESQLNKLLLNIPNVAHASLPVGDASQNKVVRSWGEPGKLNFKPLSHIELCQNLDIVDFNRATKITGSNFILFKGWGAKLERALINFMLDLHTDKHGYTEIFPPFLVNRASMLGTGQLPKLEEDMYKLKDDDLFLIPTAEVPVTNIFRDEILEEEKLPIYYTAYTACFRREAGSYGKDTRGLSRVHEFDKIEMVKFVKPEDSFDELEKLVANAEKVLQLLELPYRVAMLSTQDLSFAASKCYDLEVYAAGADKWLEVSSCSNFESFQARRANIRFRRKEGKKVEFVHTLNGSGVALARTVIAILENYQQEDGSVLIPKILQPYLNGQKRIS; translated from the coding sequence ATGTTAGATATAAAATTTATTAGAGAAAATCAGGAGCTGGTCAAGAATTCGATTAAGAATCGCGCCCTGAAAATTGACATTGATGGCCTTATTAAAATTGATGACCAGCGCCGTAAGGCGTTGACGGAGTTTGAGGAATTAGCCTCTAAACGCAATAAAGCCAATGATGAGATCGGTGTTCTTTTAAAAGAAAAGAAAGACGCTAAAACTAAAATCGCTTCAATGAAGGAGATTTCAAAGCGTATCGGTGAGTTGGAAGCCCAGATTAAGGATAAGGAATCTCAGTTAAATAAACTGCTTTTAAATATTCCTAACGTTGCCCATGCTTCTTTACCGGTTGGCGATGCTTCCCAAAATAAAGTTGTGCGCAGCTGGGGGGAGCCCGGAAAATTAAATTTTAAACCGCTTAGCCACATCGAGCTTTGCCAGAATTTGGATATTGTGGATTTTAACCGCGCGACTAAAATTACCGGTTCCAATTTCATTCTTTTTAAAGGCTGGGGGGCAAAACTTGAACGGGCGCTGATTAATTTTATGCTGGATTTGCATACGGACAAGCACGGTTATACGGAAATTTTTCCGCCATTTTTGGTTAACCGCGCCTCGATGCTGGGCACCGGGCAGCTGCCGAAATTAGAAGAGGATATGTATAAATTAAAAGATGATGACCTTTTTCTGATCCCCACTGCGGAGGTTCCGGTAACCAATATATTCCGCGATGAAATATTGGAAGAAGAAAAACTGCCAATTTATTATACCGCCTATACTGCCTGCTTTAGAAGAGAAGCGGGTTCTTACGGCAAAGATACCCGGGGCCTGTCCCGCGTGCATGAATTTGATAAAATTGAGATGGTTAAATTTGTTAAGCCCGAAGATTCTTTTGACGAATTAGAAAAACTGGTAGCCAATGCCGAAAAAGTTTTACAGCTTTTGGAATTACCTTACCGGGTGGCCATGCTTTCCACGCAGGATTTGAGTTTTGCCGCCAGCAAATGCTATGATCTGGAGGTATATGCCGCCGGAGCCGATAAGTGGCTTGAGGTATCCAGCTGCAGTAATTTTGAAAGTTTCCAGGCCCGCAGGGCAAATATCAGGTTCCGCCGCAAAGAGGGGAAAAAAGTCGAATTTGTGCATACCTTGAATGGCTCAGGCGTGGCCCTGGCCCGCACAGTGATAGCGATATTAGAAAATTATCAACAGGAGGATGGCTCGGTATTGATCCCTAAAATACTACAGCCATATTTAAATGGCCAAAAAAGAATTTCCTGA
- a CDS encoding alpha/beta hydrolase, whose product MLKVVVLLTEERGLYQPDKEVDISPQSIGLVYDDVYFETEDGETLNGWFVPAKDTKITILFCAGRGGNLSDRLQRIKFFNEMGLNIFTFDYRGFGNSSGKPGEQGLYRDVRAAYNYLVKRKDINKDKIVVYGKSLGGPVAADLCLHFKLSALILEAAFPSLKEYVGDIGGILPTEWLVSEKFDSLSRVKNIHIPKLFVQGMDDEIISFSEGRRIFNKAAPPKEFVPFDGHHDDNMFTVSDAYKEKIMKFLLNNNIL is encoded by the coding sequence ATGTTAAAAGTAGTCGTTCTTTTAACTGAAGAGAGAGGTTTATATCAACCTGATAAGGAAGTGGATATCAGTCCTCAATCTATTGGCCTTGTTTATGATGATGTTTATTTTGAAACAGAAGACGGGGAGACATTAAATGGTTGGTTTGTGCCTGCAAAAGATACAAAAATTACTATTTTATTCTGTGCTGGCCGCGGAGGCAATCTGTCAGATAGGCTGCAAAGGATAAAGTTTTTTAACGAGATGGGCTTAAATATATTTACCTTTGATTATAGAGGATTTGGAAACAGCTCAGGAAAACCAGGCGAACAGGGTTTGTACAGGGATGTACGGGCAGCTTACAATTACCTAGTGAAAAGGAAAGATATTAATAAGGACAAAATTGTGGTTTATGGTAAATCATTAGGCGGGCCGGTTGCCGCGGATTTATGCCTGCATTTTAAGCTCTCGGCTTTGATCCTGGAAGCCGCTTTTCCATCACTTAAGGAATATGTAGGAGACATAGGCGGGATCTTGCCGACAGAATGGTTAGTTTCTGAAAAGTTCGATTCATTATCAAGGGTTAAGAATATACATATACCAAAGCTTTTTGTCCAGGGGATGGATGATGAAATTATAAGTTTTTCCGAAGGGCGCCGTATTTTTAATAAAGCCGCGCCTCCTAAAGAGTTTGTTCCTTTTGACGGCCATCATGATGACAATATGTTCACTGTCTCTGATGCCTACAAAGAGAAGATTATGAAGTTTCTGCTTAACAACAATATATTATAA
- a CDS encoding DUF6268 family outer membrane beta-barrel protein, with product MIKTGANPINKYLVFPHVFITCLIFGFLHLAEAGPQASPNTQPGQEVEYSQNLKQGITKESREEENLPLAADSYFRFMPSSGAIAQSGSISLDRFASEFSYDVKASNGLPVEFIVSLSQIDINNSTIIKFPAHLTAFSFQAATTLPFFNFYKTYLRLELEPSWYTANWNFRGSSFTVPSRVILIWQRNDKFTLVTGVSEYPDNNTPVLPILGFIYAPDDKLTFNIIPLKPNITYKLSDKWSIFAEGGVTFEEYFLKNKREGKVILEYHAGSLGSGLKYTFNKFIQASFSTGALFQRYLGYDPDKVGKVNLKNGLYTEFRLQMNI from the coding sequence ATGATAAAAACAGGAGCCAATCCAATAAATAAATATTTGGTTTTTCCTCATGTGTTTATCACGTGTTTAATTTTTGGTTTTCTACATTTAGCTGAGGCCGGACCGCAAGCCTCGCCAAATACACAGCCAGGGCAGGAAGTAGAATATAGCCAGAATTTGAAGCAAGGAATAACTAAAGAGAGCCGCGAAGAGGAAAACCTTCCTCTGGCCGCCGATTCTTATTTCCGTTTTATGCCCTCTTCGGGAGCAATAGCGCAGTCAGGCAGTATCAGTTTAGACAGGTTTGCCTCTGAATTTAGTTATGATGTAAAAGCATCCAATGGACTCCCCGTTGAATTCATAGTTTCCTTATCCCAAATCGATATAAATAATTCTACCATAATCAAGTTTCCGGCTCATCTAACCGCTTTCTCGTTTCAGGCGGCAACCACACTGCCATTTTTCAATTTCTATAAAACTTATTTACGCCTTGAGCTTGAGCCATCATGGTATACGGCCAATTGGAATTTCCGCGGCTCGTCTTTTACGGTGCCCTCCCGCGTAATCCTGATATGGCAGCGTAACGATAAATTTACATTAGTCACGGGGGTATCCGAATATCCGGATAACAATACGCCGGTATTACCGATCTTAGGGTTCATTTATGCCCCTGATGACAAATTAACCTTTAACATAATACCTCTCAAGCCCAATATTACCTATAAACTTTCCGATAAGTGGAGTATTTTTGCGGAAGGAGGCGTTACTTTCGAAGAATATTTCTTAAAGAATAAAAGAGAGGGGAAGGTGATATTGGAGTATCACGCAGGTTCCTTGGGCTCGGGGTTGAAATATACGTTCAATAAATTCATCCAGGCCTCTTTTTCGACAGGCGCGCTATTCCAACGTTATCTCGGTTACGATCCGGATAAAGTCGGCAAAGTTAACCTTAAGAACGGCTTATACACGGAATTCCGGCTTCAGATGAATATTTAA
- a CDS encoding response regulator: MNVLVVDNEIEVVNFFSIFLKRLGLNVEKATCGQEALELFNRHKPEWVFLDIKMPDINGLDLLRKMKEINIGIKAIMISGRDDNSNQNEARALGASDYLIKPIDLDEMDRIIKKYIPGQEQN; the protein is encoded by the coding sequence ATGAATGTCCTCGTAGTCGATAATGAAATTGAGGTTGTTAATTTCTTTAGTATTTTTCTTAAACGGCTTGGCCTAAACGTAGAAAAGGCAACTTGCGGCCAAGAAGCGCTTGAGTTATTTAACCGTCATAAACCTGAATGGGTTTTTCTGGATATTAAAATGCCGGATATAAACGGGCTTGACCTCTTGAGGAAGATGAAAGAAATAAATATCGGCATAAAAGCCATAATGATCAGCGGAAGAGATGATAACTCAAACCAGAACGAAGCGCGGGCGCTGGGGGCAAGCGATTACCTTATTAAACCTATAGATTTAGACGAAATGGATAGAATAATTAAAAAATATATCCCGGGACAAGAACAGAACTAA
- a CDS encoding ATP-binding protein, with protein MLKEMFNPQNYFWNPYAIPVFLSGVISIFLGLFVGLKNKVRLNISFSIWIILANFWLFGNGLTYMSKYDWIVIELYNKFEFLGVCFISIANYWLSLCHDKELLNKQRKYVILGAIISLIFYLTNLKYNYILSGVHHYFWGRYFKNGIGGNIFIIYWIIPLIATLINYINLYKKAAGLKKRQYKIVLIATLVAYLGATDWLPCYGLEIYPFGFIPVLIFSFLMSYAIIRYHLMDIRIVFTRAGIFLAVYTIVLGIPFIVLKRTGSGLLATSLAVIFATIGPLVYRFLQMKAESAILAQQRRYQRILLRAAVGMVTEHDLKKLSRLIVYILKNTIRINFSAIFIKDKKNNLYQLKSIRGESNIGECVKSFDIDDPFIRYLKENRGNFFFENAPEQIKNSSNILSKTKIVIPVLIGEELFGFVFLGEKTNTHPYSNEDINVFKILSRQVALAIENCIFFEESKDSQQRMFAAEKLASIGGMADGIAHQIKNRLNLFSLTGGELKIEVRNFIEKNDKLVNHNPELNKTFKYLNEIAATILDNVKRTDAIIKGILDFAKVENKENLFTVFSLKEAVKLSSDLLMFKHETASLPLTVKIDNEEAIYGIKSQLTEVIYNLLDNAYEAIEERKMQIGAKKEPGSFVPAIGLSLTHTQGQQIIKISDNGIGIKAEDKPKIFAPFFTTKTSYKSGSGIGVYVVKRIIEENHRGKIRFTSNYMEGTSFIIELPKKQ; from the coding sequence ATGCTAAAAGAGATGTTTAACCCGCAGAATTACTTTTGGAATCCTTATGCGATACCTGTTTTTCTCAGTGGTGTAATATCCATTTTCTTGGGGTTATTTGTCGGCTTAAAAAACAAGGTACGCTTAAATATATCTTTTTCAATATGGATAATTCTGGCAAATTTTTGGCTGTTTGGCAATGGCCTTACGTATATGTCAAAATATGATTGGATAGTAATAGAGTTGTATAATAAATTTGAATTCCTGGGCGTGTGTTTTATTTCAATCGCTAATTATTGGCTTAGTTTATGCCATGACAAAGAATTACTCAATAAACAAAGAAAATATGTAATCCTTGGCGCTATAATCAGTTTGATATTTTATTTAACTAATTTAAAATACAATTATATTTTATCGGGAGTTCACCATTATTTCTGGGGACGCTATTTTAAAAATGGTATTGGTGGAAATATATTTATAATTTATTGGATTATTCCCCTTATTGCAACTTTAATAAACTATATTAATCTTTATAAAAAAGCGGCTGGACTGAAAAAGAGGCAATATAAAATAGTCCTCATTGCGACACTTGTTGCTTATCTGGGGGCAACAGATTGGCTGCCTTGCTATGGATTAGAGATATACCCCTTTGGCTTTATTCCAGTACTTATTTTTTCTTTTTTGATGAGTTATGCAATTATCCGTTATCACCTTATGGACATAAGAATTGTCTTTACCCGCGCAGGCATATTTCTTGCGGTCTACACTATTGTTCTAGGCATACCGTTTATCGTGCTTAAGCGCACGGGTTCGGGATTACTCGCCACTTCCCTTGCGGTTATTTTCGCAACAATAGGACCGCTGGTCTACCGTTTCCTGCAGATGAAAGCCGAATCGGCTATTTTAGCTCAACAACGCCGTTATCAAAGGATACTTTTGCGGGCCGCGGTTGGCATGGTTACCGAACATGACCTAAAAAAATTATCAAGACTTATTGTTTATATCTTAAAAAATACAATCCGGATTAATTTCTCCGCGATCTTTATTAAAGATAAGAAAAACAATTTGTATCAACTAAAATCAATACGCGGAGAATCTAATATCGGAGAATGCGTTAAAAGTTTTGATATAGATGATCCTTTTATCCGTTATCTAAAGGAAAACCGCGGAAACTTTTTCTTTGAAAATGCTCCCGAACAAATAAAAAATTCTTCAAATATACTTTCTAAAACCAAAATAGTTATCCCCGTGTTAATCGGGGAAGAGCTTTTTGGTTTTGTATTTCTGGGTGAGAAAACAAACACCCATCCTTATTCTAATGAAGATATTAATGTTTTTAAAATTCTTTCGCGGCAGGTAGCGCTGGCAATTGAAAATTGCATATTCTTCGAAGAATCAAAAGACTCGCAGCAAAGGATGTTCGCCGCCGAAAAGCTTGCTTCAATCGGAGGCATGGCTGACGGCATTGCCCACCAGATCAAAAACAGGCTTAACCTGTTTTCCTTGACAGGCGGGGAATTAAAAATTGAGGTAAGAAACTTTATAGAAAAAAACGATAAGCTGGTTAACCACAACCCGGAACTAAATAAAACATTTAAATACCTGAATGAGATAGCCGCTACCATCCTGGATAACGTAAAAAGGACTGACGCTATTATCAAAGGGATCCTTGACTTTGCCAAAGTAGAAAATAAAGAAAATCTCTTCACCGTCTTTTCCCTGAAAGAAGCCGTAAAGCTTTCCTCTGACCTATTAATGTTTAAACACGAAACCGCCTCCCTCCCCCTTACTGTAAAAATTGATAATGAAGAGGCAATATACGGAATCAAGTCGCAATTAACCGAAGTCATTTATAATCTGCTGGACAACGCCTATGAAGCCATCGAAGAAAGAAAAATGCAGATTGGCGCAAAAAAAGAGCCGGGATCCTTTGTCCCGGCCATAGGATTAAGCTTAACGCATACGCAAGGCCAACAAATAATAAAAATATCGGATAACGGCATAGGCATAAAAGCAGAGGATAAACCTAAGATATTTGCCCCTTTCTTTACCACCAAAACTTCCTATAAATCCGGCTCAGGCATAGGAGTATATGTGGTAAAGAGGATTATAGAAGAAAACCACAGAGGCAAAATCCGGTTTACTTCAAACTATATGGAAGGGACTTCTTTTATTATAGAATTACCAAAAAAACAATAG
- a CDS encoding outer membrane protein transport protein yields MNGKTKKIVIIFSLGLTLSFPLKNAYSAGSGAYRLEVPDAEALGKGSAFVAQADNPSAIYYNPAGLTQLKGKTYVSVGASVVQPFCTYEDTAGNQTDRRRQIFTIPSGFIVSDFGLEKFSFGLGATSYWGLGTFWAEDSFSKYVATKSDVITQDVMLTAAYEINDNISVGVGLDYTKALANKKKKLLQAGGADGDFQLKGRDNNAWGYRLSALYKLNKNHSFGLMYRSAVDLTYKGKVYLNDLNSSGSNYQGIFGGSSYETDMSTKSRLPQSILFGYCFKPDDKWRFEADMEWMDWSSVDKEQIDYPSETNVARLAVLNAGNPVQRDWRAVLSYAFGTEYKVNESWKLRAGYFFHKTPIPEGTFDTALPDSTSNSLTLGTGYQINKNLGLDFAYAAMFYNPRKINNAVGSSSGTSINGRYKSFINVYILTLTFKL; encoded by the coding sequence ATGAACGGAAAAACGAAAAAGATAGTAATTATTTTTTCGCTTGGGTTAACATTATCCTTCCCTCTAAAGAATGCCTACTCTGCCGGTTCAGGAGCCTATCGTCTTGAAGTCCCGGACGCTGAAGCCTTAGGAAAAGGCTCTGCTTTTGTGGCCCAGGCAGATAATCCCTCGGCTATTTACTATAATCCCGCCGGACTTACCCAGTTAAAAGGAAAAACATATGTTTCTGTGGGCGCTTCTGTAGTCCAGCCATTTTGTACTTATGAAGATACCGCCGGAAACCAAACAGACAGGCGCAGGCAGATATTTACGATCCCTAGTGGTTTTATCGTAAGCGACTTTGGCCTGGAAAAATTTTCCTTTGGCTTGGGCGCAACTTCTTACTGGGGTCTGGGAACCTTTTGGGCGGAAGATAGTTTCTCAAAATACGTGGCTACGAAAAGCGATGTAATTACGCAGGACGTTATGCTTACTGCGGCATATGAGATAAATGACAATATTTCTGTAGGCGTAGGCCTGGATTATACAAAAGCCCTGGCAAATAAAAAAAAGAAGCTTCTCCAGGCGGGCGGAGCCGACGGAGATTTCCAGCTAAAAGGAAGAGATAATAATGCCTGGGGTTATCGGTTATCTGCGCTATATAAGCTTAATAAAAACCATTCTTTTGGGCTGATGTACCGCAGCGCTGTAGATTTAACGTATAAAGGCAAGGTCTATCTTAATGATCTGAATAGTTCCGGCTCTAACTATCAAGGCATCTTCGGGGGGAGCTCTTACGAAACCGACATGTCCACAAAGTCAAGATTACCGCAGAGCATATTATTCGGTTATTGTTTTAAGCCGGACGACAAATGGCGGTTTGAGGCAGACATGGAATGGATGGATTGGTCTTCAGTAGATAAAGAGCAGATCGATTACCCGTCGGAAACAAATGTTGCGCGGCTGGCTGTTTTGAATGCCGGCAACCCTGTCCAAAGGGACTGGCGGGCTGTTTTATCGTACGCTTTCGGGACAGAATATAAGGTTAATGAAAGCTGGAAATTAAGAGCAGGATATTTTTTCCATAAAACACCCATACCCGAGGGAACTTTTGATACCGCTTTACCGGATTCTACCTCAAATTCCCTGACTTTGGGAACAGGGTATCAGATTAATAAAAATTTAGGCCTTGATTTTGCGTATGCGGCGATGTTTTACAATCCAAGAAAAATCAATAATGCCGTAGGCTCATCCAGCGGCACCAGTATTAACGGAAGGTATAAATCCTTTATTAATGTTTATATATTAACCTTGACTTTTAAACTTTAA